GTCGATCACAGTTTAAAATACTGGAGAAAAGGAAACGATGTAGTGACTTCGTAGCCAATATGGCGAAGTTCATCCGCGAAAGGTTGAAACAAGCGTGGGAAGCTTCGTTAATTAATCTATATGCACACCTTTCATAAATTTAGCCTGTAGTAGCGACTTTGTACTGTTGatcgaatatttgaaaattcatcacaagtaaaataaaatagataGCGGGCACGCAAATTTTACGCAAAATGAGAGCAACAATTGCGGAATGTAATTCTATAAGGAGGGATAAAAACAAAGACACggactcgaaaacgaagcttcctCTCTCTAACACGGCCGTGCCAACTTCGTTCGTGTCACAAAAGAGTTTTAAACATTCCTGAACTGTTTCCAGTCCAACCGCAAGCTGCGCTCGACATTGTGGAAATCGTCCGCCAAACAGGTTTCCTACAGACACGAGTTTTAAAACCACCATCGGGACGAGACAATGCGAAACGATTGTCGGCAGTTAAGTGTACAAAAGGGTCTcaatgtaattaattaattctgtACATCGTAAGGATTCTGACCAAAAACTTTAGAATATATTTCTGAACTGAGATTGTATCAGGGTCTCGATCTGATTACTACGAGCCTGTAGACTGTATAGAAACGAGTATAGTAGACTAACGTGTAATACTTATTGTTAGAGAATTATACATTGTTGAGGTGTGGATAAAATCTGTTATATAAGTGATGTGCGACGTTGTAACGGAATGTAAGTCACTTTGTTTTTTACATGAACCTACCGACGACCAATGTGAAACGACAGTTGGACATTCGGATAAAAGTGGTTTACGAATATCTGACATCGACAGtgagaaataaaatataggTTAAACTTCATCTTTCTGGGTCCGaaaattttgcactttttttATACAGTCCCGTAGATTTTCACGAGAAAACTccaaaaatgcaagttttaaaGCGCGGAGTTCACTCGTTCAAATGTCGTATGCGTGTAAAGTTcagcgatttcaagcgtttttgacaggtaagggcgccgccgtATGGGTATGTAATCAGCGCTGCGCGTCGTCTTATGAGCAGAGCCGCTGGATGACACCACAATCACGTAAGTGATGTGGATAACATAGATTTGCAAGCGTAACCGGGGCGGCCCGATGGCCGGCCCCCGCCACCCCCTCACGAACCTAATCTACGCCAACCCTCCATTGGCCAATTCCTtgataccaatatggcggcgcccctaTCCGTCAAAAACGCTTCATatcgctcaactttacacgcgtataacttttgaacagATAAACTCCGTGCTTTAAATTTTGCACTTTTGGAATTTTGTCGTTAAAATCTACAGGCTTGTGTAAAAAGAAATGCAAAATTTTTGGTCTCAGAAGATGAAGTTTAgccaaaatatattatttaataagtAAATTGATTTCCAAATATCTGCCATTGATGATTAGAAGTAAAATATTATTCGACGAGTAAATCGGTCTGAAAAGTTGGTGTTGCCGTCGAATGTGCCAAAATAAATCGGAACTTTTATAGTAAAGGATCTTTGTCAAAAATATGGTTATGGAATGGATTGAAATTTGTTGAGTTTCGAGTTCGAATAAAGTCGCCAGGAGGCTTATGCGATAAAACGAGATGTGCTGTTCCTCGCGGGCGTTTGTCACATTGTGCACTGTGAACTGTGAAAATGTATGATGTTTTTTCTACGATTGATCGAGATCTCGTCGCGATCCGACAGATTTTAGACGATTTGATTAATCGATGTTGTGCAAATGTGCTCGTGATTCGGGCCGCTTAGTGATTAACTCGAATAGGTATTTCTATTGAAAATAGCAGCTGTTTTATGTACGATAAGAGATTTATCAATTCCGAGGCGTGGTGCGATACTAAACACACATCTATTGCGATGACCAACTGAATATAGATCGCCCTTGTATACCACGACGCATTATTTCTTCGAGCGCATATATTACGAATAAATGATTCAAATCGTCTTAGAAATACCATTTGGATATCCTTTTTGTCTACGAATAATAAAACGTTAAAGGAGATTGATTTATTACCTTTCAACGACACATTCACAATTTTACCCTAGCAAACTCGGAAGGTAgtgtaaaggacccaattactgtgggggtgccaactACTGTGCCAggattaattatacttatttttaaagcataatgaatatttaaatagAGATATATAGcacatatattaactgattattaatgaaaaaaatttaatatcacttttttaatattcattttgctttagatataagtataattaatataggcagagtaattggcacccccacagtaattgggtcccttaccctagttcaTAATTATCATAATTACTGGGAAAAGTTCCCAGAGACGCAGCAGTCATTATTTCGTCACATTTTAATAAACGATGTATGTTCCATCTCTGTTAACTCATCTTAAATAAACGaagcataattatttttaaagaaaggtCATATCGATCTTATGATCTTCGTTAGCAAATACTGTCGAATATGTTTAATTTACACTACACGTTTTAATATAATGCTGATATATTAAGCAACTTACTACATCGTATATGTAGTATGTTTGTGTATGTTGAGCTCAGAAAAGAATGGTCACCGCATTGCCTATTTGCATTGCATAATCCGGTAGCACGCATAAGACTTCTACAAAGATTATAAACACAAATTTCTTTAATCACATATTTTGCATTTTATATTTCGAAAATGTTATCGACGTAATCACCCgaagaatgaaaatattttcacaaaaaaaGCAAATTCTATGATATAATAGCTAACGGGCACTAAAATGATGTTgtaaattcttaatttttatgtTCTAAACGTAAATAAACTGATTGAGAATATTAGTCCATCAGAGTTAGAGATAAAAATAGGTTAAATCTAACGTTACACATACTACGCaagtgaatttttaaaaatggtaagAATGGTGCTTATGTTTTCGTGCATGCTTCGAGAtgtttcgtcgcaatttaagtttaaatatcaactttcggaatttccgagaatgaatcgcgcggatgtcacgattatttgatgtttcaggtgaaatttttaagggatacaaatcagataataaaaaaatgtgacatccatacgtataaaaaaatattcaataacaaagatttcgttcactggaccattgtcgcaaaaatgcaaaaggtattttttggtagtgctgcaatgaacgctataaaaataatttatgtaagataaaaaaattgttattaaatatttttttatacataaaaaattaataaatcagatgcacttcacatttttctttattatttagaaatatccCTAacaaatttcacctgaaacatcaaataatcgtgacatccgcgcaattcattcttggaaattccgaaagttgatatttaatcttaaattgcggcgaaagcatctcgaagtatctcttaaaattttccacaaagctagatcaatattataacttgccaaaacgattagttccagatcgaagctattcaaaggattttttgtattcctccataaataaaaactgagcgtaacgcaaaggggcttcaggttagtccatattacttaatgttaaacaactttttttttgccagttaatagttgaaaccatttacaataacccatatgatttgtagacccctaagtattcaattatagacggagtaattacataactatcgcactgaaaactgatgaattcccaggagagaAGAaaaggttatttaccatgcgtatatctccgtaaaaaatttgtactattaggctatacaaaaataatttttttttataaaaaaatcaattttactttcttttttaaagataaATATGTATTCCTAAAAAAATTCACCTAAAACGTCAGATACACCGTAACTTCCgtacgattcattcttggaaattctgaaacttgttatttaaatttaaattgcagTCAAGGGATGTCGAAGGGTGTCGAGATTCTTTACATAAAGTTAGTTTAATTGTATAGCTTGCCAAAACGATCAGagccagaccaaaatctattaaaggatttgttgtatgcttctataaataaaaaatgggcagaaaacagagggaaatcgattagcccatattacttaatgtttaacagcttttttaaaaaattatttctgccaaaaaagcgttgtacctgtggcaatcttcCCACAAATCTTCAAACAAATGCGTTGGATAGTTTTGTTTTTACGGATTTTTTgtcgctttttggccatttggcactaTTGTGCGACGTAACGATCGAAGAATGAAAACACGAATGAGAGTTCTCATGCTTTTATTCGCCGACGGAATCCATTTTCGTGGTAGCTACGTTATTGTCGAGACTGTAAAATTAACAAACATCGCTTACAAATAATATATAGTATCTGACGGAGTTGCCGACGAACCCGCCGTCCATCACGGAAGAAACTAAACAGAAGAAGAATCGTAATAATAATACTTACTGCGCATACTATAATTCTGTACATTTATTTTGGTTTCTTCGTCGTGTAAGCCATAATTTCAGAATCATAATTCTaaccataataataataattaattaattaacaatataAATCGATGATATGATCATACCCAAATGACAATTGGCAGTTTCCTATCTAATATGATACAGAGTTTGAATAATTTATAGAAATCGCATTAACAGGGTCCGTAACAATTTCAGCCCAGTGCCAAAAACTCCAAACACGATTGGAAAAGGAGCATCAGCTGCTAAATCGATAATCTAACACCCTCTGTTATTTTCCACATAATTCTCCGTCTCCTTATACAGTCGCAAGATACGAGTAAAACCGTTCCAATATGATCGTCCCGCATCCCGTTCTTCTCGGTTTTACTCGCGCGTTCCGAATATCAATACTTAGATACTAACCATCCGGTGGACGCTACCATCGCGGTGCCCTATGATACAAAGTCCCTTGGCGTACAATCTACCATCTTTTGCCACCCACGGAACCGCAAAGAAAAAATCCTAATTCCCATTCCTTCGTTTGATCTTTTTTTGGGGGGTTCAAGGAAGACTACCGGTTGCGAGCAGAGAATTCGTGCAATGGAAACATGTGATTCACGGTGACACAGGGAATCGAAGAAGAAATTGGCTGAACGATCCTCAACTCTGAAACAACGATGAAACTATCAGACAGGTGGGAGAATCGACGAATACAACGAATGGGAagactaaaaattaaaaattaatcgaaCAATCGCTTGGTTTCTTATCTCGTAGacatcgtttttttttcttttctgtaagCTCACACGCATTACTTTCTAGTATcctcttgttttttttttttttttttttttttggatacGTATATATACACacgtgtatgtatatgtattgttatatacatatataagtATGCAAGCATACACAACAATGAAACAAACACCAATGCATACGCGCTCTCGCACACACTTAAAAAATATCGTTCTGCTGCAGTAGTAGAAGGGAAATGATTTCTTTGTAATGTTTTGACTCGGTATACTAGCTTTAAAAAGTAGGCAAAAACGTATTTGACAGATATATTGTACAGTACGTGAAGAAGGGCGAACGAATCGCCGTTATTTCTCTAACAGAAGACGAGGTCGAATTTATACGAGGTCGTAATTAAGAACATATTCTTGTGAATCTAACGTTCCGCGTCGTTAACGTTAACTATTAGTAAAGGCTGACTCGTAGATCGATTttctgtatatacatataatagctTAACGTAGAACAGAGCGACTCTCCCTAACCGAAGAGCCGTGCCCTTCTGTCTTTGCGAAAATGGAACTCTACTATCTCGAATAATACTTGAGGTAAGTACACCATACGTGTTGTGAACTTACAAAATTAGCACAATTGCAAAGCTGACGGTCCATTTGTCACAAAGTTACATCAGTAGTTACATTAATTGTTCTTTTTATAGACAGACATAGAAATTTCATAGGAAGAAAAGCGACGACTTTCCTTGCCGACGAGGCATGGTCGTCCCGCACAGTTTTCATTTATACTTCACACTTCCAGATATAATATTGACATCTACGTGACTCATCGATCCTAATCTCGACACACGACCGTAAGCGGAAGTCTCTCCAACCGAAATGAGAAGTCGAATTAGTAACGCGAGTATCCCCGAAAATATACTTGTAATTTTAATATCGAATAGACAATACCGACGTCGACGACCGATACCTGCTACATTCCCACGGTTAATTGAGAAAAGGAAATTGACTTTCGAGTCTGAAGCGTGTTTTCGTAACCGGCCCGCGACCTCGACTCACAAACTTATATATATAAAGGTGGTCGAGTCGTCGTTCTGTTGGATATGGAAATGTAAATTTCGAACCGCTTCATCGATTACATTTCTTGCAGGTTTTGGCGCGGCATCACGAGGCGTACATCCTATTGATTTCGTGCTGGTATCGTTCTTGCACCGATTTCCTCTTCAACTTGAACGCGGCCGTGACTAATCCCATGTCCGGGGTCCATTGCTCTGTGCACAGTTTCACCGCGCCGGGCACCTCGAATCTTTGGAGGTTACCTGAAGAACGGAGACAACGAACATTTAGTTTCGCCAGTtcagaataaataaaatctcCCATTatccaaaaaataatttctatttttcgtacgaattataaaaatatgttaagCTAGAAGttagtaatttaatttttgtcaaaATAACTGTAAATAAAAGATCTAGATAGTTACATTTCTTAGCTTGTTCCACTAGCTCCTGCAATACCGCTTTCTCGACCTCAGGATTGTTACAGAGTTCATCTATGGTTTTCCCAGTGATACCTATATTCGCGGCAATCTCCTCTAGATAATAATGATTAGGAACCACCAATGCCACTATGTACGTTTTATACGCGTCTCCGTAGACGCAAATGTTTTCCACGACGAGACATGTTTTCAATTCTGCCTCAACCTTGCCCAAAGACACGTATTCACCAAGTTGCAACTTGACCAGATCCTTCTTTCGGTCTAGAATTAATATTAACAAATTAATAGAAGATTGTAGTAGTAATActttttctgatcaaaatgtTAATATCGTTGCAAACGCACCAATAATTTTGATACACCCATCAGCGTGGCATTCTCCAATATCGCCTGTTCTGAACCATTGCCGCCCATCTTCCTGGAAGAAATCCTCCTCCGTTTTTTCCGGCAATTTGTAGTAACCAGCAGAAACGTTTTGACCTCCAATAAGGATTTCTCCCCGGGGATGAGGAGTGTCTGTAACCCTGTAACCAGCCTCTTCCCAGTTTTCCAAACGAATGTCGCAGATTGTGGTTGGTGCTCCTACTCTTCCTGTACTCCTGTCATAGACTGAAAGAGAGTATTGTTCCTCAATATAAGGTTTACGTTTGTTGATACAGTACTCTCTCCCAGTAGCCGGATACGGGATTgtagagaaatatttttccacgaaatgaagggaaatattttttcaCTAGATGGTTCTCCCAACAGTTCGCGACGAAGGTTCCTCGGACATAAACGTGGTCGTTTGCATTAACCGTTTGATATTTGTTTGTGAGTAAGTAATAAAGAATTTTGTAATGGTGACGTCAACTTATATCAACATCTCTACCGTATTTTaaatatgtaattaattaataatttgagtAAAATATGTAAGTACCATAATAAAAGATGCGTATCATTTTCGATGTGTACTGAACGAACTATTACGAGAGTTGCTTTTGAAATACGAACACGAACATGCTTGTTCGGTAGTGACCGTTCGAATGCATTGAAGGAAAAGGTGAACTATTGGGCgagagtatttttaaaaaacaacaagAAAAGTTTCTTTCACGGATTAAACAGTTCTGCAGCTATGTGAAGCAGCATAAACTTATAAATGTTACATACCATCCATAACAGTGGCGCACGAAGTTGTTTCTGTGAGACCATAACCCTGGGTCACAGTAACGCACAGGCAATTTTTCACCTGGGTATGTGTGTCAGGAGACAAAGGTGCTCCTCCGCAAAGTATTAGCCTAACTCGTCCACCAAGAACCTGCCTGGCAGCGCCAAAGATGTATTTGTCAAAGAATGGTGTGTCGTATCCTCGCCTTGCCCACTTCAGTTTATACTCGTAAGCAAAATTGAAGATTGCTTGCCTGAACAGACCAGATTTTTTCACTTTCTCGTTGATGCCTTTAGAAATACGGTCGAGAATAAgctaaaaatgatttaaaatgATTTAACAGTTGTTCAACTGAAatcgattatttttatttaaccttTGTGCACTGTTCATTCGAAGCAGAAAAGAACTCGACAATAAAATATTATGTATGACTTTGTAAACCTACTGGTACTGCAGTTAGGCAAGTTGGATGCAAAACAGAAGCATCCCCCTTAGATCCTCTCTGTATTTTGCTGCTCGAATCAATCATAGTAAGTGGTGAGCTATAGCCAATTGGTACACCGGTAAGAAGACACACGCTCTCGGCAAGTAATTCAAAGACATGAGCCAGGGGCAAAAATCCCAAGAAAACATCGTCTGATTTGATTTCCACGGCATCACAGAAAGCCTTCAAGGTGGAGATGATGTTTTCATGAGACAGAAGTACTCCTTTCGGCACTCCAGTGGAACCAGACGTGTACATTATAATCGCAGTATCGTTCGATTTGGGTGGCGACATCGGTGAATTTGAATTGTTACCCGTGTCAATTACATGGGAGAATGCTATAAGATTGACACCCTCCTGCAAAGAGAAATCAGTGACGagttaattaaattttcattacttcTTCAATAGTTATCGTATGTTTAAATGCATAATGAACTGAACACATTTGCATATACTTTGAATGCAACAGCTAAATGCCTTCAAATTTGTATAATGTAATTCGTAAGTTGGGCATAATTCATACGTAAactaattttctgaaaaaagaTACT
This genomic interval from Halictus rubicundus isolate RS-2024b chromosome 15, iyHalRubi1_principal, whole genome shotgun sequence contains the following:
- the LOC143361798 gene encoding fatty acid CoA ligase Acsl3-like isoform X5, with amino-acid sequence MESFWIAGAIYAIKALSYVYDLLTFPVYLILQRPWEKRKASRRIKARAVTTDEHTITFRSVDPPKRMHIALEREKIDTLEKMLSWVTKMHSEKKCLGTRQILAEEDEVQPNGRIFKKYKMGEYQWKTYTEVDRFTNSFSRGLKDLGLTACKNIVLFAETRVEWMIAAYGCFKQNLTVVTIYATLGDDAIAHGINETEVDTVITSHDLLPKFKRLLERVPLVKTIVFMGDQLKMTDLTGYKEGVNLIAFSHVIDTGNNSNSPMSPPKSNDTAIIMYTSGSTGVPKGVLLSHENIISTLKAFCDAVEIKSDDVFLGFLPLAHVFELLAESVCLLTGVPIGYSSPLTMIDSSSKIQRGSKGDASVLHPTCLTAVPLILDRISKGINEKVKKSGLFRQAIFNFAYEYKLKWARRGYDTPFFDKYIFGAARQVLGGRVRLILCGGAPLSPDTHTQVKNCLCVTVTQGYGLTETTSCATVMDVYDRSTGRVGAPTTICDIRLENWEEAGYRVTDTPHPRGEILIGGQNVSAGYYKLPEKTEEDFFQEDGRQWFRTGDIGECHADGCIKIIDRKKDLVKLQLGEYVSLGKVEAELKTCLVVENICVYGDAYKTYIVALVVPNHYYLEEIAANIGITGKTIDELCNNPEVEKAVLQELVEQAKKCNLQRFEVPGAVKLCTEQWTPDMGLVTAAFKLKRKSVQERYQHEINRMYAS
- the LOC143361798 gene encoding fatty acid CoA ligase Acsl3-like isoform X4 codes for the protein MEMESFWIAGAIYAIKALSYVYDLLTFPVYLILQRPWEKRKASRRIKARAVTTDEHTITFRSVDPPKRMHIALEREKIDTLEKMLSWVTKMHSEKKCLGTRQILAEEDEVQPNGRIFKKYKMGEYQWKTYTEVDRFTNSFSRGLKDLGLTACKNIVLFAETRVEWMIAAYGCFKQNLTVVTIYATLGDDAIAHGINETEVDTVITSHDLLPKFKRLLERVPLVKTIVFMGDQLKMTDLTGYKEGVNLIAFSHVIDTGNNSNSPMSPPKSNDTAIIMYTSGSTGVPKGVLLSHENIISTLKAFCDAVEIKSDDVFLGFLPLAHVFELLAESVCLLTGVPIGYSSPLTMIDSSSKIQRGSKGDASVLHPTCLTAVPLILDRISKGINEKVKKSGLFRQAIFNFAYEYKLKWARRGYDTPFFDKYIFGAARQVLGGRVRLILCGGAPLSPDTHTQVKNCLCVTVTQGYGLTETTSCATVMDVYDRSTGRVGAPTTICDIRLENWEEAGYRVTDTPHPRGEILIGGQNVSAGYYKLPEKTEEDFFQEDGRQWFRTGDIGECHADGCIKIIDRKKDLVKLQLGEYVSLGKVEAELKTCLVVENICVYGDAYKTYIVALVVPNHYYLEEIAANIGITGKTIDELCNNPEVEKAVLQELVEQAKKCNLQRFEVPGAVKLCTEQWTPDMGLVTAAFKLKRKSVQERYQHEINRMYAS
- the LOC143361798 gene encoding fatty acid CoA ligase Acsl3-like isoform X3 — its product is MIVEDRQEMESFWIAGAIYAIKALSYVYDLLTFPVYLILQRPWEKRKASRRIKARAVTTDEHTITFRSVDPPKRMHIALEREKIDTLEKMLSWVTKMHSEKKCLGTRQILAEEDEVQPNGRIFKKYKMGEYQWKTYTEVDRFTNSFSRGLKDLGLTACKNIVLFAETRVEWMIAAYGCFKQNLTVVTIYATLGDDAIAHGINETEVDTVITSHDLLPKFKRLLERVPLVKTIVFMGDQLKMTDLTGYKEGVNLIAFSHVIDTGNNSNSPMSPPKSNDTAIIMYTSGSTGVPKGVLLSHENIISTLKAFCDAVEIKSDDVFLGFLPLAHVFELLAESVCLLTGVPIGYSSPLTMIDSSSKIQRGSKGDASVLHPTCLTAVPLILDRISKGINEKVKKSGLFRQAIFNFAYEYKLKWARRGYDTPFFDKYIFGAARQVLGGRVRLILCGGAPLSPDTHTQVKNCLCVTVTQGYGLTETTSCATVMDVYDRSTGRVGAPTTICDIRLENWEEAGYRVTDTPHPRGEILIGGQNVSAGYYKLPEKTEEDFFQEDGRQWFRTGDIGECHADGCIKIIDRKKDLVKLQLGEYVSLGKVEAELKTCLVVENICVYGDAYKTYIVALVVPNHYYLEEIAANIGITGKTIDELCNNPEVEKAVLQELVEQAKKCNLQRFEVPGAVKLCTEQWTPDMGLVTAAFKLKRKSVQERYQHEINRMYAS